The stretch of DNA AATATATTTGCTTAATTGTAAAAAGACATACAAAAACAACATTAAAAACTTAATTAAAAATCTGTATTAATCGCTTATTCTGTTGTTTTTGCTCGCATATACATATACTGCTACTCCCAATATAATAAGTGAAATACTTACAAACTGTGCAGTTTTCAAGCCTAAAATCATTAAAGAGTCAGTGCGAAGACCTTCTATAAAAAATCTCCCTACAGAATATATTATCATATACAAAGATATTATTTGTCCGTTAAATTTTCTTTTTTTAAATAATCTGTACAAGAAAATAAATAATACAAAATTCCAAATAGACTCATATAAAAATGTAGGATGTACCATTTGACCATTTATATTTATCGCCCATGGCAAATTTGTCACCGTACCGTATGCCTCTGAATTTGTGAAGTTGCCCCATCTGCCTATACTTTGACCAAGCGGAATGGAAACACATATTATATCAGCAAATTGCATAAAATTTATTTTTTTAGCCTTAGTGTAAAAATATGCTACCAAAAAACCGGCTATCAATCCGCCATGTATTGCAAGTCCACCTTCTCTTATATTAATTATTTTAAAAAAATCCCCTTTATAATAATCCCATTCAAAAATCACATAATATAATCTTGCACCTATTATGCAAAACGGCATTGCCCACAAGACATAATCAGTTATATAATCATCTTTAAGTCCTATATATCTTGCATTTTTCATAGCTATATATCCGGCTATTAAAAGAGCTAAAGTTATTATTACACCATACCATCTGACTTGAATTCCCAATATGGTGAAAGCTATCGGATTTATCATTTTGTTCCCTTTACTGTTGTTTATTAATATACATAAAAATTCACAATATTTCTGAAATTTTTTGTTCCAAAATAGTTAAACACTACATAACTTTCTTTTTTTTCAGATATATTTTCTTTATCAAATTTTTCTATGTCAATATCAAAAAGTTCTATGTTTATTGCAGAGTTTATATTTTTAATTTCTGAATTTATATCAAATTTCTTTGAAAAATCAATATCTGCAATTATATCTTTCTTTGTTTGTGAATTTAATTTGCAAGTATCATTCTTTAAAAACTCAGGTATCACTCTATTTCTTCCCATAAGAAGATAGTCAAATCGCAATAATTCCTTAAAAAAATATATATTTTTATCGCTTAAAAAACTTCTTGCATAATCAAAGAGCAGATAAAATCTGTCATCTCTTGAAAGATTTTTATTGTAATCATTACCCTTTTTAAAATTGCAAAATCTTTCAAAAAAAGAAAAATAATCATTGTCTATCTTACTTAAAATAAATTTCATAGAATAATTAAAAGTCATAGAATTATAATATTCTTCAAGCACAGATTCAACATCTTTTAGCAAAAATATATCTTTATATGATAAAAATTGCGTACTTATCACCTCATACGGTGCATAGCTTCTGTATTTTATAGCAAATTGACCAACTACCGAGTTAATGGGTGAGCCTTTCAGCATTTTCAAAAAGCCGAGCTGTAAATTGTCAGGCTCCAATGCCATTACATCGTTAAAGGAATGCTTGAAACTATCCAAATTTTCATAAGGTAATCCTGCTATCAAATCAAGGTGTTGATGTATATTGCCAAAAGATTTTATCTTTCTTACTTTTTTTGACAATTCATCAAAATTGTCTATTCTGTTTACAGCTTTTATAGTTTGCTTATTAGTCGACTGAACTCCTATTTCAAATTGAAACAAGCCTTGCCTTACATTTTTAAGTGCATCCAGCAAATCATCCTGCATGATATGTGCAGTTATCTCAAAATGAAAGTTTATACTTCCGTTGTCAAGTGTACATAAATATTTTATTAAATCTATGGTTCTTTTCTTGTCGTAGTTGAATGTCCTATCCACAAATTTTATCTGTTTTGCACCAAGATTCACAAGTTTTTCCAAATCACTGATTACTTTTTCATATGGAAAAAATCTTACTGATTTTGTAACTGATGATAGACAATATGAGCAATTATAACAGCATCCTCTTGAGGTTTCATAATAAACTATCTTATCTTTTATGCTGTTTTCATCAAATATATCGTATGCTCCCCTTATCATCCCAAGATTTTCTATAGGTTTTGCATCTACATTTTCAATTATTTCTTCATTTTTTCTATATGTTAACGACTCTATATTTTCAAAAGATTTAACTTCATATGCACTTATGAATTTTCTAAAAACTATTTCTCCCTCATCTCTTATTATATAGTCAACCACATCGTTTCGTTTCATAAAATCTATGCTTTCAAAACTTACTTCCGGACCTCCAAATAACAATTTTGTATCAGGGTTGGCTAATTTTATATCACAACATAATTTCAATATATGCTCCACATTCCATATATATGTAGAAAATGCTATCAAATCATAGTTTTCACTCATTATGTCGCAAAATATATCTTGCAAATTTTCATTTATAGTATACTCTTTTACACTTACATCAGCAATATCATATATATTGTTGTATAAATACTTTAATGCTAATGATGAATGTATAAATTTAGAGTTAAGTGTAGTAAGCAAAATCTTCATAATTATTTTTTTCCAAATGTATATTTTTCTAATTCTTCGTTTACTTTATCTTGTATTTTTCTTAAATTATTATTTATAGGACATTCGCTTCCCACCATATTTCTACTGCAACAGGCAGGATCTTGCAAACACTTATTGATATATATCTCGCCTTCTATAGCCTCTACCACCATTTTATAATTTATATCTTGTGGTTTCTTATTTAGATAATATCCACCGTTTACACCTCTTAACGCTTTTGTAATTCCATATATATTTAACTTTCTAAGTATTTTTAAAGCAAATCTTATAGGTATTTTTAATTCTTCAGAAAGTGTACTCGCCCCAACCACTTCTTCTTCACTGCAAGACAAATAGTCTATCATCCTCAAAGCATAATCCGTTTCTTGCGTTATTCTCATTAACTTCCTCCATTTTAAATTACAATTTATATACTATCTCATTCTAAACAGCAAAATAAATATTGAAGCGCTCAACATTATTCCTGATATTAATAATGACGCTAAATTAAGTTTAGGAGCTTTTGCCAAATATTCACCTGTTTCCTTAAATGCACTCACTTTTACTGCTTCAATCTCTTTTTTTTCAGGTATAGTTTGCTCTTCTTCTATAACACTTTCCTGATTTTCTTCTTGAACAACAGGCCCTGTATCTAAACCTAATTCAGCCTCCAAATCTGCCAGAGGATCACTTTCATCGTCTTCCACACTTCCTGCTATTTCACGTTCTATCATCTCTTTTATCTTTTCAATGGATCTATAATCAGAAAACACTTGATTTTGTTCTCTCATACAATTACTACAAAAATCTGACTCGTCTCCATTAAAATATCCGCAAACACATCTCCAATTAATACTCAGTTTTGCAGGCAAACATATTGCATCTTGCCCGGCTACTTTTTGAAGCAGTTGCAAATCATCATCACTAATAGGAGGTATTGCGAATTTCTCCATATGTTCATATACCAAATCTATAGATTTTCCATCTAAAAAAACAGCTTTAAGCAGTTTTACTTCTGCACGCCTTGCATTTGGAAAACTCTTGCTTAAATTAAATTTAGAAACTACACCTATTTCATTAGGCTTAATTTCTACATCTTCTCCTGTTATTCTATAAGGTTCTTCTTGAAGTTTTGTTTCCACTGAGTCATAAAAATATACTTCATATTCTATTTTTGCAAGTATAGAGCCACTTTTGTTGAGAGCTTTTAACTCCAATGTCAAATCTGATGTACTGCCTTTAAGTTTCACATCCACTATTTGTACAAAAGCATCTCCACCGACCCATACAACACCAGGCCTAAAATCAAGCTTTCTATTCATACAGGACACTCCACAATCAAGTTTAAATATCAAAAATCACGATTAAACAAGACGTCAAATAACAATTTTATATAAAAAATTATACTTAGCATGTATAAAAATAAATATTTTTCAAATTATAATAATAAACAAAAACCATTTTATATTAAATTGATACACTATCATTTTATAATAAATCATTTATTTTTTCAATACTTGTGTTTGCTTTATTCATTATAATATGTTAATATTATGGATATTTGTGGAAATTATTTATAAAATATAAATCTTTAATCTATTAAAAACAAAAAGGTGAACCATGATTAACAAGAGAATTTATCTTGATAATGCCGCAACTACAAAAGTTGATGATGATATATTAAATGAAATCACAAAATATTTCAACATTGAGTATGCCAATCCTTCAAGCATATATAAAGAATCAAGAACAGTTCAAAACGCAATAGATGAAGCTCGCTCATCTGTTGCAAAGCTCATAAATGCAAATTCTGATGAAATATATTTTACATCAGGTGGTACAGAATCTGACAATTGGGCAATACAATGTGTAAAAAACAAAAATAAAAAACACATAATAACAAGCAAGATAGAACATCATGCCATATTAAACACTTGTAAATATATGCAAGAATCAGGACATAATGTAACATATCTTGATGTAGACAAAAACGGATTTATAAATCCTCAAACATTAGAAGAAAATATAACAAAAAATACATCTATTGTGTCAATAATGACTGCCAACAATGAAATAGGAACAATACAACCAATAAAACAGCTATGCGAAATAGCACATAAAAATGGTGCGTATTTCCATACAGACGCAGTACAAGCCATAGGCAAATTGGACATAGACGTAAAAGATTCAGACCTTGATATGATGAGCATATCAGGTCATAAAATACATGGCTTAAAAGGTATAGGAGCACTCTATATAAAAAAATCAACACAGCTTAAAAACTTAATTTACGGCGGCAGTCAAGAAAGCACCAAGAGAGCAGGCACAGAAAATGTAGCAGCTATAGTATCTCTCGGTTTAGCTTGCGAAAAGCTTACAGCAAATAAAGACGAACAGAATTATATAAGAAATTTAAGAGATTATTTTGTAAATCAAGTCTTATCTAAAATAGATGATTGCATATTAACCGGTGATAAGGATAAAAGACTTGTAAATAACGCAAGTTTCTGTTTTGCAAACATAGACTCAAAAATACTTATAATATTATTAGATAAAGCCTGCATATGTGCATCCGTAGGCTCTGCATGTACATCAGGCTCAATAGAAAATTCTCATGTAATTAAGGCAATAGGCATAGATGATAAATATATAAATGGCAACATACGTTTTACATTTTCAAAATATAACACAAAAGAGGAAATTGATTATACTGTATCAAAACTTGCTGAAATAGTAAAAAAATTGAGAAATAATTGATAATATTTTAAAATTATACAAAATTAACTGACTATAAATTAATTTTTTGGGTAGAATTATCAAATATCACTTTCAATTTATATATCAAACTAAATTTATTTTATATGGATGTCCATTTAACTAAATTATAAGAAAATATATTTAATTGAAACTTAATAATATTATAAAATTCAGAAAAGGCGGAAAATCAAATGATTCAAAAATATTATGACAAAGATTGTGATTTAAGTTTATTAAAGGATAAAACAATAGCTATAATAGGTTTTGGAAGTCAAGGACACGCTCACGCACAAAACCTTAAAGACAGCGGAATAAAAGTCGTAGTCGGACTTAAACCGGACAGTAAATCTGCTGACGCTGTAAGAAATGCAGGAATAGAAGTTATGAGTGTAGAAGACGCTGCAAAAGCAGGAGATTTCGTAATGATGCTCGTACCTGATGAAATATCTGCAGACATATACAATTCACAAGTTGCTCCACATATGAAAAAAGGCGATGTGCTTATGTATGCACATGGATTTAACATACACTATAATTTGGTTACACCAAGTGAAGATATAGATGTAATAATGGTAGCACCGAAAGGTCCGGGTCATACTGTAAGAAGTCAATATCAAGCAGGAAAAGGTGTACCTTCTTTAATAGCAGTATATCAAGATAAATCAGGAAAAGCTAAAGATTATGCTCTTGCATATGCATCAGGAATAGGTGCAGGTCGTGCAGGAATATTAGAAACTACCTTCAGACAAGAAACAGAAACAGATTTATTCGGAGAACAAGCTGTACTTTGCGGCGGAGTAACACAACTTATGAAAGTAGGTTTTGAAACTTTAGTTGAAGCAGGTTATGAACCTGAAATGGCATATTTTGAATGTATTCACGAGATGAAGTTAATAATAGACCTTATAAACGAAGGCGGATTTGCAAAAATGAGAAATTCAATCTCAAATACAGCTGAATATGGTGATTATACAGCAGGAAGAAAAATAATAGGCGAAGACACAAGAAAAGCAATGAAAAATATATTATCAGATATACAAGACGGAACATTTGCAAGCGAATTTATGACAGAATTTTCTTCAGGAAGAAAAACAAAATTTTTATCAACAAGAAGAAAAGAATCAGAACATCAATTGGAGAAAGTAGGACAAGAGCTTAGAGATATGATGTCTTGGTTAAAGAAATAAATTTTATTTAATTATATTTTTTCTACAAAAAAGGGGCTGTTGCATAATGATGAAAATCATAGCAACAGTCCCTTTTTTAACCTACTCTTCTTCTTTCATTGAAATCTACCAATTTTTCTGTATATATATCTATTAACTCCTGCTCAGTAAGGTTTTTGCTCTCTTTATCCAATATTATATTTCCACTGTCAAGCATAATCACTCTGTCAGAATATTTTATAGCGTCTTTCATATTGTGAGATATCATAACTGTAGTAATTTTTTTACGTTCTATAAGCTGTCTTGTCTTTTCCATTATAACCGCTGAAGTTTTCGGATCAAGTGCCGCAGTATGCTCATCCAATAAGAGAATTTTCGGATGTTTCATAGTTGCCATACAAAGTGATAGAGATTGTCTTTGTCCTCCTGAGAGAAATTTTACTTTCGTGGAAAGTTTATCTTCTAAACCAAGGTCAAGTTCTTTC from Peptoanaerobacter stomatis encodes:
- a CDS encoding cysteine desulfurase family protein; protein product: MINKRIYLDNAATTKVDDDILNEITKYFNIEYANPSSIYKESRTVQNAIDEARSSVAKLINANSDEIYFTSGGTESDNWAIQCVKNKNKKHIITSKIEHHAILNTCKYMQESGHNVTYLDVDKNGFINPQTLEENITKNTSIVSIMTANNEIGTIQPIKQLCEIAHKNGAYFHTDAVQAIGKLDIDVKDSDLDMMSISGHKIHGLKGIGALYIKKSTQLKNLIYGGSQESTKRAGTENVAAIVSLGLACEKLTANKDEQNYIRNLRDYFVNQVLSKIDDCILTGDKDKRLVNNASFCFANIDSKILIILLDKACICASVGSACTSGSIENSHVIKAIGIDDKYINGNIRFTFSKYNTKEEIDYTVSKLAEIVKKLRNN
- a CDS encoding B12-binding domain-containing radical SAM protein encodes the protein MKILLTTLNSKFIHSSLALKYLYNNIYDIADVSVKEYTINENLQDIFCDIMSENYDLIAFSTYIWNVEHILKLCCDIKLANPDTKLLFGGPEVSFESIDFMKRNDVVDYIIRDEGEIVFRKFISAYEVKSFENIESLTYRKNEEIIENVDAKPIENLGMIRGAYDIFDENSIKDKIVYYETSRGCCYNCSYCLSSVTKSVRFFPYEKVISDLEKLVNLGAKQIKFVDRTFNYDKKRTIDLIKYLCTLDNGSINFHFEITAHIMQDDLLDALKNVRQGLFQFEIGVQSTNKQTIKAVNRIDNFDELSKKVRKIKSFGNIHQHLDLIAGLPYENLDSFKHSFNDVMALEPDNLQLGFLKMLKGSPINSVVGQFAIKYRSYAPYEVISTQFLSYKDIFLLKDVESVLEEYYNSMTFNYSMKFILSKIDNDYFSFFERFCNFKKGNDYNKNLSRDDRFYLLFDYARSFLSDKNIYFFKELLRFDYLLMGRNRVIPEFLKNDTCKLNSQTKKDIIADIDFSKKFDINSEIKNINSAINIELFDIDIEKFDKENISEKKESYVVFNYFGTKNFRNIVNFYVY
- the lgt gene encoding prolipoprotein diacylglyceryl transferase, which gives rise to MINPIAFTILGIQVRWYGVIITLALLIAGYIAMKNARYIGLKDDYITDYVLWAMPFCIIGARLYYVIFEWDYYKGDFFKIINIREGGLAIHGGLIAGFLVAYFYTKAKKINFMQFADIICVSIPLGQSIGRWGNFTNSEAYGTVTNLPWAININGQMVHPTFLYESIWNFVLFIFLYRLFKKRKFNGQIISLYMIIYSVGRFFIEGLRTDSLMILGLKTAQFVSISLIILGVAVYVYASKNNRISD
- the ilvC gene encoding ketol-acid reductoisomerase → MIQKYYDKDCDLSLLKDKTIAIIGFGSQGHAHAQNLKDSGIKVVVGLKPDSKSADAVRNAGIEVMSVEDAAKAGDFVMMLVPDEISADIYNSQVAPHMKKGDVLMYAHGFNIHYNLVTPSEDIDVIMVAPKGPGHTVRSQYQAGKGVPSLIAVYQDKSGKAKDYALAYASGIGAGRAGILETTFRQETETDLFGEQAVLCGGVTQLMKVGFETLVEAGYEPEMAYFECIHEMKLIIDLINEGGFAKMRNSISNTAEYGDYTAGRKIIGEDTRKAMKNILSDIQDGTFASEFMTEFSSGRKTKFLSTRRKESEHQLEKVGQELRDMMSWLKK
- a CDS encoding RrF2 family transcriptional regulator codes for the protein MRITQETDYALRMIDYLSCSEEEVVGASTLSEELKIPIRFALKILRKLNIYGITKALRGVNGGYYLNKKPQDINYKMVVEAIEGEIYINKCLQDPACCSRNMVGSECPINNNLRKIQDKVNEELEKYTFGKK